Proteins from a genomic interval of Nostoc sp. TCL240-02:
- the psbX gene encoding photosystem II reaction center X protein: MTPSLANFLWSLLWGTAIVVIPATVGLIFISQKDKIQRS; encoded by the coding sequence ATGACGCCTTCTTTAGCAAATTTTCTTTGGAGTCTGTTATGGGGTACTGCAATTGTTGTAATACCCGCTACAGTTGGTCTAATTTTCATTAGCCAAAAAGATAAAATTCAGCGTTCATAA
- a CDS encoding AbrB family transcriptional regulator, whose translation MTETATAPLTGKALLAKVKELSTLPRRERAKQCGYYTVTKNNQVRVNLTDFYDALLSARGIPLSPEAPKDGRGREPTYRVSVHQNGQIVIGATYTKAMGLKSGDEFEIRLGYKHIHLIQLGESDKKLTSPDIDSDESDEDLEDEE comes from the coding sequence ATGACTGAAACTGCAACCGCGCCATTAACTGGAAAAGCACTACTTGCGAAAGTAAAAGAACTTTCCACTTTGCCACGCCGAGAAAGAGCTAAACAGTGCGGCTATTACACTGTTACTAAGAATAACCAGGTTCGTGTCAATCTCACCGATTTTTATGACGCTTTGCTATCGGCTAGAGGAATTCCTCTAAGTCCAGAAGCACCTAAAGATGGTCGTGGTCGTGAACCGACATATCGGGTTAGTGTCCATCAAAATGGTCAGATTGTGATTGGTGCCACATATACCAAAGCAATGGGCTTAAAGTCTGGAGATGAGTTTGAAATTAGGTTGGGATACAAGCATATTCACTTGATTCAACTTGGTGAAAGTGATAAAAAACTGACCTCACCAGATATAGACTCCGACGAATCGGACGAAGATTTGGAAGACGAAGAGTAA
- a CDS encoding Ycf66 family protein, producing the protein MINFGLNSASFLAQVNFGANSASILGIFLAVAGAALYFLRTVRPELSRDQDIFFAAVGLLCGFILVFQGWRLDPILQFGQLLLVGTTVFFAVESIRLRSIATQQAKRNTPIVDEDRPVSDRYSYNDRRKYQAEMDADLDPLPYEDEEERPVRARIRGSRDEISTRDSYYEEQPPRRSERRNSSSTERQAPTDKTRRRTSGRPVNRPSETSEEENWGSSRQVDDWESSGGEVKKPSRRNNNGSQRPESREDDVTPRSRRRRPPTDSASRRPREDDEAIPTDYVPYNPIEKPNQGPDNSTDFDDDI; encoded by the coding sequence ATGATAAATTTTGGGCTGAACTCAGCCAGTTTTCTGGCTCAGGTAAATTTTGGGGCAAATTCAGCCAGTATTCTAGGAATTTTCCTGGCTGTGGCTGGGGCAGCACTGTATTTTCTCCGCACTGTGCGTCCAGAATTGTCACGGGATCAAGATATCTTTTTTGCGGCAGTCGGTTTGCTCTGCGGCTTCATTCTCGTGTTTCAAGGATGGCGGTTAGACCCAATTCTCCAATTTGGTCAACTGCTTTTAGTTGGCACAACTGTATTTTTTGCAGTTGAAAGTATTCGTCTGCGGAGTATAGCTACCCAGCAAGCAAAGCGTAACACTCCAATTGTGGATGAAGATCGACCTGTTAGCGATCGCTATTCCTACAATGATCGCAGAAAGTATCAAGCTGAAATGGATGCAGACTTAGATCCATTGCCTTATGAAGACGAGGAGGAACGCCCCGTGCGTGCCCGGATTCGGGGTAGCAGGGATGAAATTTCCACTCGTGATAGCTACTACGAAGAGCAACCACCCCGTCGTTCAGAACGCCGCAACAGCAGTAGTACTGAAAGACAGGCTCCAACTGATAAAACGCGGCGGCGGACTTCTGGCCGTCCCGTGAATCGCCCTTCTGAAACCTCTGAAGAAGAAAATTGGGGTTCATCTAGGCAAGTTGATGATTGGGAAAGTTCGGGAGGGGAAGTTAAAAAACCTTCTCGCCGTAATAATAACGGTTCTCAACGTCCAGAAAGCCGGGAAGATGATGTTACTCCTAGATCAAGAAGGCGTCGTCCACCCACAGACTCAGCTTCTCGAAGACCGCGCGAAGATGATGAGGCGATCCCAACTGATTATGTACCGTACAACCCGATTGAAAAGCCAAATCAGGGACCAGATAATTCGACTGATTTTGATGACGATATTTAA
- a CDS encoding YggT family protein, whose amino-acid sequence MTGVDLTAWILGPVLGVMTFLFIFRIILTWYPQVNLNRLPFNLIAWPTEPFLVPLRKLVQPIGGVDITPIIWVGIFSLLREILLGQQGLLTMASRVN is encoded by the coding sequence ATGACTGGTGTTGATCTGACTGCTTGGATTCTTGGCCCTGTATTAGGGGTGATGACATTTTTATTTATATTTCGGATCATTCTCACTTGGTATCCGCAAGTGAATCTGAATCGTTTGCCCTTCAATTTAATAGCTTGGCCTACCGAACCATTTTTAGTCCCATTACGAAAACTGGTACAACCTATAGGCGGAGTGGACATTACACCTATTATTTGGGTTGGTATCTTCAGCCTGCTACGAGAAATATTACTAGGTCAACAAGGATTG
- a CDS encoding PD40 domain-containing protein, with the protein MEKFKPIFWLQRPIHWSLVFGLTGLLASCGYNDIPIGPTSLNSRYTEEQPALSGNGRFLAFVSNRNGNQQLLVFDLERQLFISTPGINRAETIAESPSLSYTGRYIAYLTSDQGRPVVALYDRATQQSQIVTPTYRGWIRKPNISPDGRYVVFETASRGQWDIEVLDRGPNIELDIPNGATVGSPP; encoded by the coding sequence GTGGAAAAATTTAAGCCTATATTTTGGCTCCAAAGACCAATTCATTGGAGCCTGGTTTTTGGTTTAACAGGTTTGCTTGCATCTTGTGGTTATAACGATATTCCCATAGGGCCTACTTCCCTCAACAGTCGCTACACCGAGGAGCAACCTGCTTTGAGTGGAAATGGGCGCTTTTTAGCGTTTGTATCTAATCGGAATGGTAATCAGCAGCTACTGGTTTTCGATTTGGAGAGGCAACTGTTTATTAGCACACCTGGCATAAACCGAGCAGAGACAATTGCTGAAAGTCCTAGCTTGAGCTACACCGGGCGTTATATTGCTTATCTTACTAGTGACCAAGGTAGACCTGTGGTGGCGCTTTACGATCGCGCTACGCAACAGTCGCAAATCGTCACACCAACCTATCGCGGCTGGATCAGAAAACCAAATATCAGCCCAGATGGACGCTATGTTGTCTTTGAAACCGCCAGCCGTGGTCAGTGGGATATTGAAGTCCTAGACCGAGGGCCAAATATTGAGTTAGATATTCCTAATGGTGCAACCGTAGGTTCACCTCCGTAG
- a CDS encoding succinate dehydrogenase/fumarate reductase iron-sulfur subunit — MEVIFKVIRQQQNSSPIVQTYLIEAEPGNTILDCLNHIKWEQDGTLAFRKNCRNTICGSCAMRINGRSALACKENVGSELARLQQIPSSQSKVNVIPEITIAPLGNMPVIKDLVVDMSSFWNNLEAVAPYVSTAARQVPEREFLQTPQERSRLDQTGNCIMCGACYSECNAREVNPDFVGPHALAKAYRMVADSRDSDSENRLEMYNEGTKGVWGCTRCLYCDSVCPMEVAPLEQITKVKQEILTHKEASDSRSIRHRKVLIDLVKEGGWIDERQFGLQVVGNYFQDLKGLLSLAPLGLRMLLRGKFPLSFEPSEGTEQVRSLIESVQKEEGLGTRD; from the coding sequence ATGGAAGTTATTTTTAAGGTCATTCGACAGCAACAAAATTCCTCCCCTATTGTGCAAACCTATCTTATAGAGGCAGAACCAGGTAATACAATCCTGGATTGCCTCAATCATATTAAGTGGGAGCAAGATGGAACGTTGGCATTTCGCAAAAATTGCCGTAATACCATTTGTGGTAGCTGTGCGATGCGAATTAATGGGCGTTCGGCTTTAGCTTGTAAGGAAAATGTTGGCAGTGAACTTGCTAGATTACAACAAATACCATCATCCCAAAGTAAAGTAAATGTCATTCCTGAAATCACGATCGCACCTCTCGGCAATATGCCCGTGATTAAAGATTTGGTTGTAGATATGAGCAGTTTCTGGAATAATTTAGAAGCAGTCGCTCCTTATGTGAGTACAGCAGCACGACAAGTACCAGAAAGAGAGTTTTTGCAAACACCACAAGAGCGATCGCGTCTCGATCAAACTGGTAACTGTATTATGTGCGGTGCTTGTTATTCAGAATGCAACGCCCGTGAAGTTAATCCAGACTTTGTTGGTCCCCATGCCCTTGCCAAGGCTTACCGCATGGTAGCGGATTCTCGCGATAGTGATAGCGAAAATCGTTTAGAAATGTACAACGAAGGCACTAAAGGCGTATGGGGTTGTACCCGTTGTTTATACTGCGATTCAGTTTGTCCAATGGAAGTTGCACCATTAGAACAAATCACCAAAGTTAAACAAGAAATTCTTACGCACAAAGAAGCCAGCGATAGTCGCTCAATTCGTCACCGGAAAGTTTTGATAGATTTAGTTAAAGAAGGTGGTTGGATTGATGAACGTCAATTTGGTTTACAAGTAGTCGGTAATTACTTTCAGGATTTAAAAGGATTACTCAGTCTTGCACCCCTCGGTTTGCGGATGCTCCTCCGAGGTAAGTTTCCCCTATCCTTTGAACCTTCTGAAGGGACAGAACAAGTGCGATCGCTCATTGAATCTGTGCAGAAAGAAGAGGGACTGGGGACTAGGGATTAG
- a CDS encoding CPBP family intramembrane glutamic endopeptidase, with protein sequence MQNAPALVIVMAFFACWIVCWLPVAAVSAILLNWQPPKPLQPQQKMPLLLSLYLLAPLILWGVNWLTNKSFSDYGFVGNLSNFGSLALGFALGVVSLAIVFSGQLGLGWCSFEKTNFKLLLPILLPIFLIALLVGGIEELVFRGFLFTELAQDYPVWLAAAISSLIFALLHLVWEQRETAPQLPGLWLMGMVLVLARFADRNNLGLAWGLHAGWVWAIATLDTAELITYTGKVSDLFTGKNKKPLAGLAGIICVVGTGISIWLFSRYF encoded by the coding sequence ATGCAAAATGCACCAGCACTAGTTATAGTGATGGCATTTTTTGCTTGCTGGATAGTTTGTTGGTTGCCAGTCGCAGCAGTATCAGCAATATTACTCAATTGGCAACCCCCTAAACCTTTGCAGCCACAGCAAAAGATGCCATTATTGCTGTCACTTTACCTATTAGCTCCCCTGATTCTGTGGGGAGTTAATTGGCTTACCAATAAATCTTTTTCGGATTACGGCTTTGTTGGGAATCTTTCAAATTTTGGTTCTTTAGCATTAGGTTTCGCTTTGGGAGTTGTAAGCCTAGCGATTGTATTTAGTGGGCAATTAGGATTAGGTTGGTGTTCTTTTGAAAAAACGAATTTCAAGTTACTATTACCCATATTGCTACCGATTTTCTTGATAGCATTGTTAGTGGGTGGGATAGAAGAGTTAGTTTTTCGGGGTTTTCTGTTCACTGAATTAGCACAGGATTATCCAGTTTGGTTAGCAGCAGCAATTTCTAGCTTGATTTTTGCCTTACTACATCTAGTTTGGGAGCAACGTGAAACTGCACCACAACTTCCTGGATTGTGGCTGATGGGAATGGTGTTGGTGTTGGCACGTTTTGCTGATCGCAACAATTTGGGTTTAGCTTGGGGACTACACGCGGGATGGGTATGGGCGATCGCTACCCTAGACACAGCAGAATTAATTACTTACACAGGTAAAGTCTCTGATTTGTTCACAGGTAAGAATAAAAAACCCCTAGCGGGTTTGGCGGGAATTATTTGTGTAGTGGGAACTGGAATAAGTATTTGGCTTTTCTCTAGGTATTTTTAA
- a CDS encoding PD40 domain-containing protein, with protein MKPVFFIPVFFCLSLLTGCFGYPRILSYPFDPGGRSLNSLASELNPQISGRYIVFITDRRGSQDVYMFDTATRDLVDLPGLNSFDAIANHPSVSQDGRYIVFAASRQGRSAIFLYDRETRQSRNLTSNLQAEVRNPTISADGSRIAFESSNNGQWDVLVYDRNGQPLNIPQEPR; from the coding sequence ATGAAACCTGTTTTTTTTATACCTGTATTTTTCTGCTTAAGTTTATTAACTGGGTGTTTTGGCTACCCTCGCATTTTGAGTTATCCTTTTGATCCGGGTGGTCGGAGTCTCAATAGTTTGGCATCAGAATTAAACCCCCAAATTTCTGGGAGATACATTGTTTTTATTACTGACCGACGCGGTAGCCAAGATGTTTATATGTTTGATACGGCGACTCGTGATTTGGTTGATTTGCCAGGTTTAAATTCCTTTGATGCGATCGCAAATCATCCTAGTGTTTCACAAGATGGTCGTTATATTGTGTTTGCGGCTAGCCGTCAGGGGCGATCGGCTATTTTTCTCTACGACCGGGAAACACGCCAATCACGAAATTTGACTAGTAACCTACAAGCTGAAGTCCGCAACCCTACAATTAGCGCTGATGGTAGTAGGATTGCTTTTGAATCCAGTAACAATGGACAGTGGGATGTTTTAGTATATGACCGGAATGGACAGCCGTTGAATATACCTCAAGAACCGCGTTGA